Part of the Hyalangium ruber genome, TCGTAGTACTCGCGCAGCGCCTGCTCGTTCTCGAGCGCGATGTCGAAGTCGACGACGAACACGTCACCGTCGCCCTTGATGGCGGAGGCCTTGAACTCCTCCCAGCTCATCGGCTGCTCTTCCTGCGCCATCTCCTGGGAACCGCCGCACGCAGAACCAAAGAGAGCCACACCCGCCAGCATCGCAACAGTACGGAACTTGAGCATTCGTCTTCCTCGGAAAGCACTTCGGGGGATTGGTGCGCCAGCCGCCTGATCGCCATCAGCCGCGTCCAGCGCGCCTGCTCGCTTGAGCAACTCCCGGGCCAGAAGTTGGGATAACGAATAATCAGGGTTTATCTAGCACCCCCCGTGATTCCCGGAGCGTCCAGACTCCAGCAATCCGGACCTGGGGTGTAAAAGAACGTGACGTTTCCGTCACCAAGTGCCTGGGAACATTCAAAAACTCTCACGTTTGCAACACTGACTGAGAAAAGGTCGGTCCTGTCCTGTTATCGGACATGGGGTTTGGGCGCGGCACGTCCAGGGTCACCATACTTCTGAAGTGCATTGGTCCATGGAGCTGCTGGAGCTTCTGAGGGAGGTCGGCCCGCACGTCATGGCGGTGCTCACGGTGCTCGTGAGCGTGCTGGCTTCGGCCCACGTGGTGCTGCGCAAGCGGGACGTGCGCGCGGCGGTGGCGTGGGTGGGGCTGGTGTGGCTGGTGCCGGTAGTGGGGGCGGTGCTGTACCTGCTGCTGGGCATCAACCGCATCCGCCGCCGGGCGCGCTCGCTCACGCTGCGGCAGGAGCATGGGCGCTTCCCGCCCACCCCGAGCGTGGCGCCGCTGCCGGCCGAGGCGCTGAGCCAGGCGCTGCCCACCGGGGCGCACCTCGCCTCGCTGGCGCGGGTGGTGGAGGCGGTGGTGCATCGGCCGCTGCTGCCGGGCAACCGTGTCACCGTGCTCGAGTCGCGCACGGACGCCTATCCCTCCATGTTGGAGGCCATCGCCAGCGCGCGCGTGTCGCTCTCACTGTGCAGCTACATCTTCGACAATGACCGGGCGGGCCGGCGCTTCGTCGAGGCGCTGGCGGAGGCGGCGCGGCGCGGGGTGGAGGTGCGGGTGCTGGTGGACGCGCTGGGCAGCCGCTACACGTGGCCGCCGATTACGGGGCGCTTGCGGCGGGCGGGGGTGCGGGCCGCGCGCTTCCTGCCCACGCTCATGCCCAAGCGGCTGCCCTTCATGAACCTGCGCAACCACCGCAAGGTGATGGTGGTGGACGGCAAGGTGGGCTTCACCGGGGGCATGAACATCCGCGCGCACTTCCTACCGGGCGAGGACGCCGCGCGCGACTTGCACTTCCGGCTGGAGGGCCCGGTGGTGGGTCAGCTCCAGGAGACGTTCGCGGAGGACTGGGCCTTCACCACCAAGGAGCGGCTCTCGGGCGAGGCGTGGTTCCCTCCGCTGGAGCCTGCGGGGCCCGTGGTGGCCCGGGGCATTCCGGACGGGCCGGACGAGGACTTCGAGAACATCCGCATGGTGTTCCTGGGGGCGCTGGCCTCGGCGCGCGAGCGGGTGCGCATCATTACGCCGTACTTCCTGCCGGACACGGCGCTGGTCACCGCGCTCAACGTGGCGGCGATGCGCGGGGTGCAGGTGGACATCCTGCTGCCCGCGCGCGGCAACGTGCCGCTGGTGCAGTGGGCGAGCCGGGCACAGCTGTGGCAGGTGATGCGCCCTGGCTGCCGCATCTTCTTCACCGCGCCGCCGTTCGACCACGCCAAGTTGATGGTGGTGGACGGGATGTGGTCGCTCATCGGCTCGGCCAACTGGGACCCGCGCTCGCTGCGCCTCAACTTCGAGTTCGACGTGGAGTGCTACGACGCGGCGCTGGCCTCGCAACTGGAGGCGGTGGTGGAGGAGCGCTTGGGCCGAGCGCGGCTGCTCACGCGCGAGGAGCTGGACGGGCTGCCGCTGCCCATCCGCCTGCGCGACGGGCTGGCGCGGCTGATGTCACCTTACCTGTAGCCTGGGCCTCAGCCCCTGCCCCGGCCGACCAGGGCGAGCAACTGCGCGCCGTAGCGCTCGACCAGCTTGGGCCCCACGCCCTGGATGGACATGAGGGCCTCGTTGTCCTCGGGCCGCACGGCGGCGATGACGCCCAACACGCGGTCCGTGAGGATGCGGAAGGCGGGCACGCGCCGCTTGCGGGCCTCGGCCAGCCGCCACGCCTTGAGCGCCTCTACCAGGGCGGGCGAGGCCTTGGGCAGGGCCTCGCCACGGCTCGGGCCCCGGCGCACGCCGACGTCCGACTCCTCGTCCCAGCCTCCTGTCTCCGCGTCCTCCTCCCCGTCGCGCACCACTGTCAGCCCGCCGTCGCGTCCTGCTCGCTCCGGGGGGGCCTTCCACGCGCTGGCGCGGCGCGGCTTCTCGGTGCGTCCCCGGGTGGGCTTCGCCAGCCGGGCCCGGGCCTTCTTCTTCCCGGCCTTGGCCTCGAGCGCCAGGGGCAACATCACCAGGTTGGGCTCGATGACCCGCGTGCGCTGGCCGTCCGGCGTGAGCGTCAAGCGCTGGAAGGTGATGCGCTGCCCGTCCTTCTCGAACGCGTCCTCGCCCAGCCGCGCCAGTCCCGCGCGCACCAACCCTCCCACGAGCCGCTCGAACTCGCGGCGCGGCAGCGACTCTCCGAAGAGCTCTCGGTGCAGGCGGCCGGTGGCCTGCCCATCCCGTTCGTGCAGCGCGTCCAGGATGCGCCCCAGCGCGTGCAGCTCTCCCTCGCCCGGCTCGGCGAAGCGCAGGGTGACGCACGTCTCCGGGGCGCATACGTCACACAGGCCGCACGCCTTGCCCGAGTCCTGCACATCGCCGAAGTGCGCCACCAGGTGCCGCATCCGGCACCCCGAGGCCTCCGCGTAGCGCCCCATCTGCTCCAGGTGGTGCTGCTTGCGCTCGCGCTGCGCCGCGTACGGCTTCACCCAGCCCGGCCCGCCGCGGCGCACCTGCTCGTCCGGCGTCACCTCCATGCCCCCGTGGATCCACAACTGCTCCAGGGCCTTGTCGAAGACGTCGGGGTCCATGCGCACGCGCGCCTGGAGCGCCTCCTTGGGCTCCAGCTCGACGCGGGCGGCCCGATAGAGCTGCTCCAGCACACTCGGCTCCGGGTAGTCGCGCTGGTGGAAGAACTCGTGGGTGCGCCGGTCCACATAGGAGTGGAACAACACCGCGCGCGAGGGCTTGCCATCCCGGCCCGCGCGCCCCAGCTCCTGGTAGTAGCCCTCCAGGCTCGCGGGCAGCGCGGCGTGAACCACGGTGCGCACGTCCGCCTTGTCGATGCCCATGCCGAAGGCCGTGGTGGCGACGATGACGTCCACCCGCCCCGAGAGGAAGGCGGCCTGCACGCGGTCGCGCTCCTCGGGCTTCATGCCCGCGTGGTACATGGCGGTGGACAGCTCGCCGTTCAAAAGCTCCGCGAACTGCTCGGTGTGCTTGCGCGTGGCGGCATAGATGATGGCCGGCCGGTGCTCGGGCTCGGACAGCACCTCGCGGATGGCCTCGCCGCGCTGGCCCGGGTTGAGCTCCCGCACCTCGATGGCGATGTTGGTGCGCCGGAAGCCGTGGATGAAGGTGCGAGCCGCCCCGCTCCGGGTGCCCTTCAGCCCGAGCTGCTGGACGATGTCGCGCTGCACATCCGGCGTCGCCGTGGCGGTGAGCGCCACCACTGGCGCGGGGCGCAGCATCGGCAGCCGAGTGCCCAAGAGCCGGTAGTCCGGCCGGAAGTCATGGCCCCACTGGGAGATGCAGTGTGCCTCGTCGATGGCGATGAGCGAGGGCGTGCGCCGGGCCAAGAGCTCCACGAAGCCGGGGACTCCCAGCCGTTCGGGCGCGATGAAGAGGAAGTCCAGCTGCCCCTCCAGGTAGTCCGCGCACACCTGTCGGGAGGTAGCCCGGTCCCGGCCCGAGTGGATGCGCTCCGCCGCGAAGCCGAGGGACTGGAGCCGCGTCACCTGGTCCTCCATCAGCGCGATGAGCGGGCTCACC contains:
- the cls gene encoding cardiolipin synthase; translation: MELLELLREVGPHVMAVLTVLVSVLASAHVVLRKRDVRAAVAWVGLVWLVPVVGAVLYLLLGINRIRRRARSLTLRQEHGRFPPTPSVAPLPAEALSQALPTGAHLASLARVVEAVVHRPLLPGNRVTVLESRTDAYPSMLEAIASARVSLSLCSYIFDNDRAGRRFVEALAEAARRGVEVRVLVDALGSRYTWPPITGRLRRAGVRAARFLPTLMPKRLPFMNLRNHRKVMVVDGKVGFTGGMNIRAHFLPGEDAARDLHFRLEGPVVGQLQETFAEDWAFTTKERLSGEAWFPPLEPAGPVVARGIPDGPDEDFENIRMVFLGALASARERVRIITPYFLPDTALVTALNVAAMRGVQVDILLPARGNVPLVQWASRAQLWQVMRPGCRIFFTAPPFDHAKLMVVDGMWSLIGSANWDPRSLRLNFEFDVECYDAALASQLEAVVEERLGRARLLTREELDGLPLPIRLRDGLARLMSPYL